One region of Halococcus salifodinae DSM 8989 genomic DNA includes:
- a CDS encoding DUF7519 family protein: MTATATPPIDDAPARISVGLALAASFVGTLALAVSTVSLAAGGLGFVLVGLGLVRGWRSAVTLGGAGLFCGVVLAGLVGAPAIVVVFATAAAVVAWDVATFGIDVGEELGREADTTRLELAHAGTSVVTAAIPAMIGMVLFRTASGGTALVPIALLCGAVVLVVVLRP, translated from the coding sequence ATGACCGCGACCGCCACGCCGCCGATCGACGACGCGCCCGCACGGATCAGCGTTGGCCTCGCGCTGGCCGCGAGCTTCGTGGGAACGCTCGCGCTCGCCGTCAGCACCGTTTCGCTCGCGGCCGGGGGCCTCGGATTCGTGCTCGTGGGACTCGGTCTCGTCCGCGGCTGGCGGTCCGCCGTCACGCTCGGCGGCGCGGGGCTGTTCTGCGGCGTCGTTCTCGCCGGGCTCGTGGGCGCGCCCGCAATCGTGGTGGTGTTCGCCACCGCCGCCGCGGTGGTCGCGTGGGACGTCGCCACCTTCGGAATCGACGTCGGCGAGGAGCTCGGCCGCGAGGCCGACACCACCCGACTCGAACTCGCCCATGCAGGGACGAGCGTCGTGACGGCGGCGATCCCGGCGATGATCGGGATGGTACTCTTCCGGACCGCGAGCGGTGGGACGGCGCTCGTCCCGATCGCGCTGCTGTGCGGGGCAGTGGTGCTGGTCGTCGTGCTCCGGCCGTGA
- a CDS encoding DUF58 domain-containing protein — MATESSRGSEGYAELGPNETATRRTERWRGVSALALVAGAAGVLASQPALVVAGTVGIAFAALARAARPPGISLVLERSVNDADPDPDDSVTVTVEVTNTGDSSLPDLRVIDGVPPALDVDSGSPRLGTALRPGESATFSYDVTAMRGRHAFEPALAVARDVSGTAERARRVRADATPITCVPSLDAAGELPLRAQTTGQPGRVLTEIGGSGVAFHTTREYRPGDPLSRIDWNGLAKTGELATVDFREERAASVVLLIDAREEAYRASGPDAESAVERAIRAAGALYDVLTGEENRVGIAALSPEPCWLAPGAGTAHRAQVQELLATHPALAPTPPDAPFYPSIRARRLRRRLPDDAQLVVCSPLCDDSVVRLLQRFDAAGHRVTAVSPDPTSDGTPGRRLARTERRLRLSTLRSAGVPALDWRDEPLATALARAGGPG, encoded by the coding sequence ATGGCGACCGAGTCGTCCCGGGGGAGCGAGGGGTACGCCGAGCTCGGGCCGAACGAGACCGCCACCCGCCGGACCGAGCGGTGGCGGGGCGTGAGCGCGCTCGCGCTGGTGGCGGGTGCAGCGGGCGTCCTCGCCAGCCAGCCGGCGCTCGTGGTCGCGGGGACGGTCGGGATCGCGTTCGCCGCGCTCGCGCGTGCCGCGCGCCCGCCGGGGATTTCCCTCGTGCTCGAACGGTCGGTGAACGACGCCGACCCCGATCCCGACGATTCGGTGACGGTCACCGTGGAGGTGACGAACACCGGCGACTCGTCGCTTCCGGACCTCCGGGTGATCGACGGCGTTCCACCGGCGCTCGACGTCGACTCCGGCTCGCCACGGCTCGGAACCGCTCTTCGGCCCGGTGAGTCGGCGACGTTCTCGTACGACGTGACCGCCATGCGTGGGAGACACGCGTTCGAGCCCGCGCTCGCGGTGGCGCGGGATGTCAGCGGGACGGCCGAGCGCGCGCGACGGGTCCGCGCCGACGCCACCCCGATCACCTGTGTGCCGAGCCTCGACGCCGCCGGCGAACTCCCGCTTCGGGCGCAGACCACCGGCCAGCCGGGGCGCGTGCTGACCGAGATCGGCGGGAGCGGTGTCGCGTTCCACACCACCCGCGAGTACCGCCCGGGCGATCCCCTCTCGCGGATCGACTGGAACGGGCTGGCGAAAACCGGCGAGCTCGCCACCGTCGACTTCCGGGAGGAGCGCGCCGCGTCGGTCGTGCTCCTGATCGACGCGCGCGAGGAGGCCTACCGAGCGTCCGGCCCCGATGCCGAGAGCGCGGTCGAGCGGGCCATTCGGGCTGCCGGCGCGCTCTACGACGTGCTCACCGGCGAGGAGAACCGGGTCGGGATCGCGGCGCTCTCGCCCGAGCCGTGCTGGCTCGCACCCGGTGCGGGCACCGCCCACCGTGCCCAGGTCCAGGAACTGCTGGCGACCCATCCGGCACTCGCACCCACGCCGCCCGACGCGCCGTTTTATCCGTCGATCCGGGCGCGACGCCTCCGCCGCCGGCTGCCGGACGACGCTCAACTCGTGGTGTGTTCGCCGCTGTGTGACGACAGCGTGGTCCGTCTCCTCCAGCGGTTCGACGCCGCCGGCCACCGCGTGACGGCCGTGAGTCCCGACCCCACGAGCGACGGGACGCCCGGCCGTCGACTGGCCCGAACCGAACGGCGACTTCGCCTGTCGACCCTCCGGAGTGCGGGAGTTCCGGCGCTCGACTGGCGCGACGAGCCGTTGGCGACGGCGCTCGCCCGTGCGGGAGGGCCGGGATGA
- a CDS encoding DUF7269 family protein, whose amino-acid sequence MKRGRRLGLALGLALVAGGLAVAVAPGLGSGIQPNAALLTGVGIVALVLAGMAIRARLGTTDRRPALPAVERSQSHATPGDGLDRRLAAMASPGRLHGARDRRQVRDRLEATAIAVLVRDGLAEDAARDALADGTWTDDPHAAAFFADDPGTDVSLTTQLRRSLSLEPTIKRRARHAIDALAQRARQR is encoded by the coding sequence ATGAAGCGGGGTCGACGGCTCGGTCTGGCCCTCGGGCTCGCGCTCGTTGCAGGCGGGCTCGCGGTCGCGGTCGCGCCCGGTCTGGGGAGCGGTATCCAGCCGAACGCCGCGCTCCTCACGGGCGTCGGGATCGTCGCGCTCGTCCTCGCCGGGATGGCGATCCGGGCGCGACTCGGCACGACGGATCGCCGGCCAGCCCTGCCCGCAGTGGAACGGTCACAGTCCCACGCGACGCCGGGCGACGGGCTCGACCGTCGGCTCGCGGCGATGGCGTCGCCCGGCCGGCTGCACGGCGCGCGTGATCGCCGACAGGTTCGTGATCGGCTCGAAGCGACCGCGATCGCGGTGCTCGTCCGCGACGGCCTCGCCGAAGACGCAGCCCGCGATGCACTCGCGGACGGAACCTGGACCGACGACCCCCACGCTGCGGCCTTCTTCGCCGACGATCCCGGCACGGACGTGTCGCTCACGACCCAGCTCCGGCGATCACTCAGTCTCGAACCGACGATCAAGCGACGGGCGCGTCACGCGATCGACGCGCTCGCACAGCGCGCGAGGCAGCGATGA
- a CDS encoding DUF4129 domain-containing protein, whose protein sequence is MNRDALGPVLIAVLAVVALGVGAATLDRIESGGGGTGISDGDATGPGSGEALDLGRSPPSESSDSSVISPLVRRILAVLLIAALLVGLYAWRDDLRSLAVISAALAVGMLLLYFLVTRLGSRSQSGQGGFLDGRKLALPGGGSLSDGARTVTTESPALAVLVGLVLIVGIAVLFHFARSDDETVRDTEAEADDSTAAVAASVGRAAGRAADRIDEEGEATNEVYRAWEEMTDHLDVANPGSSTPREFARAATDAGMTRSDVDELTDLFRTVRYGGRRITDDRESRAVTALRRIEHEYAEDR, encoded by the coding sequence GTGAACCGCGACGCGCTCGGGCCCGTCCTGATCGCCGTCCTCGCCGTGGTGGCGCTCGGCGTCGGCGCGGCGACGCTCGACCGGATCGAGTCGGGCGGCGGGGGGACGGGCATCAGCGACGGCGACGCCACCGGCCCCGGCAGCGGCGAGGCACTCGATCTCGGTCGATCGCCACCGAGCGAGTCGTCCGATTCATCGGTGATCTCACCGCTCGTCCGCCGCATCCTCGCTGTCCTGCTCATTGCGGCGTTGCTCGTCGGGCTCTACGCGTGGCGGGACGATCTTCGCAGCCTCGCCGTCATCTCGGCGGCCCTCGCTGTGGGAATGCTGTTGCTGTACTTCCTCGTCACCCGACTCGGTTCTCGCAGCCAATCCGGCCAGGGCGGCTTCCTCGATGGTCGGAAACTCGCACTTCCAGGCGGTGGATCACTCTCCGACGGGGCACGAACGGTCACGACCGAATCGCCGGCGCTCGCGGTGCTCGTCGGGCTCGTGCTGATCGTCGGGATCGCCGTACTGTTTCATTTCGCGCGAAGCGACGACGAGACGGTGCGCGACACCGAAGCCGAGGCCGACGATTCGACGGCGGCCGTCGCCGCCAGCGTGGGTCGCGCCGCCGGTCGGGCGGCCGACCGAATCGACGAGGAGGGCGAGGCGACGAACGAGGTATACCGCGCGTGGGAGGAGATGACCGACCACCTCGACGTCGCCAACCCCGGATCGAGCACGCCGAGAGAGTTCGCCCGCGCCGCGACCGACGCCGGGATGACACGGAGCGATGTCGACGAACTCACCGATCTGTTTCGCACCGTTCGCTACGGCGGTCGGCGCATCACCGACGACCGTGAGAGCCGGGCCGTGACCGCGCTCCGGCGGATCGAACACGAGTACGCGGAGGATCGATGA